In Acaryochloris marina S15, a single genomic region encodes these proteins:
- a CDS encoding NrtR DNA-binding winged helix domain-containing protein, producing MPYTYDYPRPGLTVDCVVFGLDEQIDLKILLIQRQIPPFQHQWALPGGFVQMDESLEEAARRELQEETGVQGIFLEQLYTFGDLGRDPRDRIISVAYYALINLIEYPLQAATDAEDAAWYSLGNLPSLAFDHAQILKQAIHRLQSKVRYEPIGFELLPQKFTLTQIQHLYETVLGHPLDKRNFRKKLLKMDLLISLDERQIGVAHRAARLYQFDQSKYELLKQQGFNFEV from the coding sequence ATGCCCTATACCTATGACTATCCGCGCCCTGGTCTTACCGTTGACTGTGTGGTGTTTGGCTTAGACGAACAGATTGATCTCAAAATCCTACTAATTCAGCGCCAGATTCCTCCCTTCCAGCATCAGTGGGCACTGCCTGGCGGCTTTGTGCAGATGGATGAATCTTTAGAAGAAGCGGCTCGCCGGGAACTACAGGAAGAAACGGGTGTTCAAGGTATCTTTCTAGAGCAGCTCTATACCTTTGGTGATTTGGGTCGAGATCCGCGCGATCGCATCATCTCCGTTGCCTACTACGCTTTAATCAACCTAATTGAATATCCCTTACAGGCCGCTACTGATGCTGAAGATGCAGCTTGGTATTCCCTTGGAAATTTACCATCCCTAGCCTTCGATCATGCTCAAATCTTGAAACAGGCTATCCACCGCTTGCAGAGCAAAGTTCGTTATGAACCGATTGGTTTTGAATTACTGCCGCAAAAATTTACGCTCACCCAAATCCAGCATCTCTATGAAACGGTTTTGGGTCATCCTTTAGATAAACGTAACTTCCGTAAGAAATTGCTAAAAATGGATCTCTTAATCTCTCTGGATGAGCGACAAATTGGAGTTGCCCATCGTGCTGCTAGGCTCTATCAGTTCGACCAAAGCAAATATGAGCTATTGAAGCAACAAGGATTTAACTTTGAAGTTTGA
- a CDS encoding ISAs1 family transposase, which yields MPSTPKKTAQLIVDSGNEYLGALKGNQKGLLTDVKAHFKPESTVETLGKGHGRIEKRTVSICRDLSNIRQWPGLKTLIRVESQRSEIYNDMIVDTQETRYYITSLLEEVEPLAQRIRGYWGVENKVHYVRDVTQGEDASRIRTTPLIGLFVQARNLSLNLYREYGFTNMAQAKRRCEQSLDILMDVFRMK from the coding sequence ATGCCATCAACACCCAAAAAAACAGCACAGCTCATTGTTGACAGTGGCAATGAGTATCTCGGGGCGCTCAAAGGCAACCAGAAAGGATTACTGACTGATGTGAAAGCACATTTTAAGCCAGAATCAACGGTTGAAACCCTGGGAAAAGGGCATGGTCGCATTGAAAAGCGAACCGTTAGTATCTGCCGTGACCTGAGTAATATTCGACAATGGCCAGGTCTCAAAACACTCATTCGGGTTGAATCACAACGCTCTGAAATCTATAACGACATGATTGTCGATACCCAAGAGACTCGCTATTACATCACGTCACTCCTGGAGGAGGTAGAACCTTTGGCACAAAGAATTCGGGGGTATTGGGGAGTAGAAAACAAGGTCCATTATGTTCGCGATGTCACCCAAGGTGAAGATGCTTCAAGGATTCGGACCACACCCCTTATTGGCCTGTTCGTACAAGCGCGTAATCTATCACTCAATCTTTATCGAGAATATGGATTCACCAATATGGCTCAGGCAAAGCGACGATGTGAACAATCACTAGACATACTGATGGATGTTTTTAGAATGAAATAG
- a CDS encoding IS4 family transposase — translation MGLPLVKLWLSQQYPQGSQLYVVIDRTSWGVINLLVVSVVWQHRAIPVWCEALCKKGSSNYDEQTAVLSKVISHLSAYRLVILGDREFCSVKLGQWLGQQEVYFCLRLKRNTEVALAQQFTQQLQQFGLVPGQKLFLNDVRVTQAKGFGTFNVAAKWKRRYQGFAPDEAWFILTNFCDLNSAIVSYQKRFSIEEMFRDFKKGGYCLEGSQAMQERLVAIVIVIAIAYTSAALQGQNLKQKGLQRYITRPESTTSLNKRHSAFRVGLSAYMWAITGDGVLARLVDELMKLSPNKLPEYQRGMRAMELVCAGL, via the coding sequence TTGGGGCTACCGCTGGTTAAGCTGTGGCTGAGCCAGCAGTATCCTCAAGGCTCCCAGCTTTATGTCGTCATCGACCGTACGAGTTGGGGAGTGATTAATCTATTGGTGGTCAGCGTGGTCTGGCAACATCGCGCTATTCCCGTATGGTGTGAAGCCCTCTGCAAAAAGGGCAGCAGCAACTATGACGAGCAAACCGCTGTTTTAAGCAAAGTTATCAGCCATTTATCAGCCTATCGTCTGGTCATCCTCGGTGACCGAGAGTTTTGTTCCGTCAAGCTGGGGCAGTGGTTAGGCCAACAAGAGGTCTACTTTTGTCTGCGACTCAAGCGCAATACCGAAGTGGCTCTGGCTCAGCAGTTTACTCAACAACTCCAACAGTTTGGCCTTGTCCCAGGTCAAAAGCTATTTCTCAATGATGTGCGCGTCACTCAGGCTAAAGGCTTTGGAACTTTCAATGTGGCAGCCAAGTGGAAACGACGGTATCAGGGGTTTGCACCTGATGAAGCATGGTTTATTCTCACCAACTTCTGTGACCTCAATAGTGCTATCGTCAGCTACCAAAAACGCTTCTCTATCGAAGAAATGTTTCGGGACTTCAAGAAAGGAGGCTATTGTCTCGAAGGCTCTCAAGCCATGCAAGAACGGTTGGTGGCTATCGTTATTGTGATTGCCATTGCCTATACCAGTGCGGCACTGCAAGGGCAAAATCTCAAGCAAAAAGGACTACAGCGCTATATTACTAGACCCGAATCCACCACTTCACTGAACAAGCGGCATAGTGCATTCCGAGTTGGACTATCTGCGTATATGTGGGCCATAACGGGGGATGGAGTTCTGGCTCGATTGGTGGATGAGCTAATGAAACTCTCTCCCAATAAGCTACCTGAGTATCAACGGGGGATGAGAGCGATGGAGCTTGTCTGTGCTGGGTTGTAG
- the istB gene encoding IS21-like element helper ATPase IstB: MQAMIDQLQHMKLTELLEAWREQQALPTYHDLSFDERLALMVEREYIRRQNQRMQRRLRQARLPVHATLDAVDFDVPRGLKKIQFLEFAQGHWLQENLSLILLGPTGVGKSFLSAVLAHHLCKQGHSVRYIKTADLVLELKLAKGDGSYPKLRKQLAAYDLLVLDEWLRDPLSVFEAREILDILDERFRKASCLFATQMPLEQWHSQIQDPTLADAILDRIIHDAMKVPLRGESMRKLTSKLTLKPEGDISNDRSDEDKTTSETTATSKPKTQKEKRNEKKEGQMDE; encoded by the coding sequence ATGCAAGCAATGATTGACCAGCTGCAACACATGAAGCTTACGGAACTCTTGGAGGCTTGGCGAGAACAGCAGGCCTTGCCCACCTATCATGATCTATCGTTCGATGAACGACTCGCTTTGATGGTAGAGCGTGAATACATCCGACGACAAAACCAACGGATGCAGCGCCGACTCCGGCAAGCTCGACTGCCGGTGCACGCCACCCTTGATGCAGTGGATTTTGATGTGCCCAGAGGGCTCAAAAAGATCCAGTTTCTCGAATTTGCTCAAGGCCATTGGCTCCAAGAAAATCTGTCATTGATTTTGCTTGGTCCCACGGGCGTGGGAAAGTCTTTCTTGTCAGCTGTACTGGCCCATCATTTGTGCAAACAAGGCCATAGCGTGCGCTATATCAAAACCGCTGATCTGGTTCTGGAGTTGAAGTTAGCCAAAGGAGATGGGTCTTATCCCAAACTCCGAAAACAATTAGCGGCTTACGATCTACTCGTGCTCGATGAATGGCTTAGAGATCCACTGTCTGTCTTTGAGGCTAGAGAAATACTCGATATCTTAGATGAGCGTTTCCGTAAAGCTTCCTGTTTATTTGCCACGCAAATGCCCCTCGAACAATGGCACTCACAAATTCAAGATCCCACCCTGGCTGATGCCATTCTTGACCGGATTATTCATGATGCGATGAAGGTCCCGCTTCGAGGAGAATCCATGAGGAAATTGACCAGTAAACTGACCCTGAAGCCAGAAGGGGACATCAGTAATGACCGTTCAGATGAGGATAAAACAACGAGTGAAACAACCGCTACATCTAAGCCCAAAACACAAAAGGAGAAAAGGAATGAAAAAAAGGAAGGACAGATGGATGAATAG
- a CDS encoding Mu transposase domain-containing protein, which produces MGLEKLNHRTMKSYGLSRRELFEQVDQPELRPLPSQVFEFGEFKNAKVSFDYHIEVNRHYYSVPYEYVGKSVSVKITESLVQIFHDHQRIAIHERSSLPFQHSTEEGHMPPAHLAYKTQSRETFLAWAQNVGPATKQQVIDIFEKKAHDEQAFRALKGVQHLRTTHGAQRLEAACKRANAMGMVGQRYLKSMLQHKLESDPLPDEEHKVVLLHHANVRGSKYYQAT; this is translated from the coding sequence GTGGGGCTGGAGAAACTCAATCATCGGACCATGAAATCCTATGGTCTCTCGCGTCGAGAATTATTTGAGCAAGTGGACCAACCAGAACTCAGGCCCTTGCCCAGTCAAGTGTTTGAGTTTGGAGAATTTAAGAACGCAAAAGTGAGTTTTGATTATCACATTGAGGTGAACCGCCACTATTACAGTGTCCCTTATGAATATGTGGGGAAATCAGTATCCGTCAAGATTACGGAATCTTTGGTGCAGATTTTCCATGACCATCAGCGCATTGCGATACATGAACGTTCTAGCTTGCCGTTTCAGCATTCCACTGAAGAGGGGCATATGCCACCAGCGCATTTGGCTTACAAAACCCAATCGAGAGAGACCTTCCTGGCTTGGGCCCAGAATGTTGGACCGGCGACAAAGCAGCAAGTGATAGATATCTTTGAGAAGAAAGCCCATGATGAACAGGCGTTTCGTGCTTTGAAAGGGGTGCAACATCTAAGAACAACCCATGGTGCTCAGCGATTGGAGGCGGCCTGTAAGCGAGCGAATGCCATGGGGATGGTGGGTCAACGCTATCTCAAGTCCATGCTCCAACACAAACTGGAATCTGACCCCTTACCGGATGAGGAGCATAAGGTGGTGCTTCTTCACCATGCCAATGTCCGTGGGTCCAAATACTATCAAGCAACTTAG
- a CDS encoding transposase: protein MDTTVLWNEYCMIHLSVVCCGRAVPLLWKVLEHKSAAVAFEEYQPLLRQARWLLRQHPDVMVLADRGFANHQLMSWLQQSHWHYCLRVPCDVLLHGPRQCPREVRQLWPSKGEALLYRNVGLWEDGIYRCNLVLANIRGVKEPWAVITDESPTLQTLWQYALRFRVEELFLDSKSGVFELEESKIRCADALERLYLVAAVALLFSTTQGMAVHIKGLRQQVDPHWRRGISYLKIGLRWLKGVVHKGRELLMPVPLLCHDPQPCFASKKAQKKYYNKIWFSHIRSLQCKAL, encoded by the coding sequence ATGGATACAACGGTGTTATGGAATGAATATTGCATGATTCATCTATCCGTCGTCTGCTGTGGCAGAGCAGTACCGTTGTTGTGGAAAGTATTAGAGCACAAGAGTGCAGCTGTCGCTTTTGAGGAATATCAACCGCTATTGCGCCAGGCCCGTTGGTTATTGCGGCAGCATCCAGATGTCATGGTGTTAGCAGATCGTGGGTTTGCGAACCATCAACTGATGAGCTGGTTACAACAGAGCCATTGGCATTACTGTCTGCGTGTCCCTTGTGATGTCCTTCTCCATGGTCCACGTCAATGTCCAAGAGAAGTCCGACAATTGTGGCCATCCAAAGGCGAAGCCCTCCTCTACCGCAATGTCGGTCTTTGGGAAGATGGCATCTATCGGTGCAATCTGGTGTTGGCTAATATCCGAGGAGTGAAAGAACCATGGGCGGTGATTACAGATGAATCACCCACGCTACAGACCTTGTGGCAATACGCTTTGAGGTTTCGGGTCGAAGAATTATTTCTCGATAGTAAGTCTGGAGTGTTTGAGCTAGAAGAGTCGAAAATTCGCTGTGCTGATGCATTAGAGAGGCTTTATCTGGTTGCTGCTGTGGCACTGCTATTCAGCACGACTCAAGGAATGGCTGTTCACATTAAAGGGCTGCGCCAACAGGTTGATCCACATTGGCGGCGAGGCATTAGTTATCTCAAAATTGGATTACGGTGGCTCAAGGGGGTAGTCCATAAAGGACGGGAGTTGTTGATGCCAGTCCCCTTGCTCTGCCATGATCCACAACCGTGTTTTGCGTCTAAAAAAGCTCAAAAGAAATACTACAACAAAATCTGGTTCTCTCACATCCGCTCTTTACAGTGCAAGGCTTTATGA
- a CDS encoding IS630 family transposase (programmed frameshift), which yields MSIVRPISTESLRLLHRIYRCSRHHQVRQRAHCLILSAQGVSPYTLASLFSVSPKTVYNWLKAWNNRGFAGLYNRPGRGRKPMFNPDQQQQIYEWTQASPIQLNRVLAQIEQQWSVRVSKATVKRVLKQMDMSWHRFRQGTSGQPLYADYLGKKQQLEHLKKQEEKGDIHLFFMDESGFSLVPCIPYGWQPIGTYLEIPTRSSKRLNVLGFLSRRQGLHAYTSEQTITSEVVSHCIDTFFTDVELPTVIVMDQAPIHTSQAIYEMKAEWAERGITLFELPSYSPHLNLIERLWQFMKYQWIEMSAYWGWSSLVEYVERVLKTYGDDYVINFS from the exons ATGTCAATTGTCCGTCCTATCTCCACCGAAAGCTTACGCTTATTGCATCGGATTTATCGCTGTAGTCGCCATCATCAGGTCAGACAACGCGCCCATTGCCTCATTTTGTCTGCCCAGGGTGTGAGTCCCTACACCTTAGCCTCCCTTTTTAGTGTGAGTCCTAAAACCGTGTACAACTGGCTTAAGGCTTGGAATAACCGTGGTTTTGCAGGACTCTATAATCGCCCAGGTCGAGGTCGAAAACCGATGTTTAATCCCGACCAACAACAGCAGATTTATGAGTGGACTCAGGCATCTCCCATCCAACTCAATCGGGTGCTAGCTCAGATTGAACAGCAGTGGTCAGTGCGCGTGTCAAAGGCCACCGTTAAACGCGTCTTGAAGCAGATGGATATGAGCTGGCATCGCTTTCGCCAAGGGACATCAGGCCAGCCTTTATATGCCGACTACCTCG GAAAAAAACAGCAGTTAGAACATCTCAAGAAACAAGAAGAGAAGGGAGACATCCACCTATTCTTTATGGATGAGAGTGGTTTTTCGTTAGTCCCCTGTATTCCCTACGGATGGCAACCCATAGGGACTTATCTGGAAATACCGACTCGTTCAAGTAAACGCTTGAATGTTCTGGGGTTTTTGAGTCGACGACAAGGGCTACATGCTTATACATCAGAACAGACCATCACCAGTGAGGTTGTCAGTCATTGCATTGATACCTTCTTTACTGACGTGGAGTTGCCCACCGTCATTGTGATGGATCAAGCCCCTATCCATACGAGCCAAGCAATCTATGAGATGAAGGCAGAGTGGGCCGAACGGGGAATTACCTTGTTTGAGTTACCAAGCTATTCTCCCCATCTAAATTTGATTGAGCGTCTGTGGCAATTCATGAAATATCAGTGGATTGAAATGAGTGCCTACTGGGGGTGGTCATCTTTGGTCGAATATGTGGAAAGAGTTTTGAAAACCTATGGCGATGATTATGTAATTAATTTTAGCTAA
- a CDS encoding IS4 family transposase, whose product MNQVTLLRQTLQPHLRWHGARLSFVALFLIALFRVKTVNLSELATGFRGKATQDAHYKRLQRFFRNFELDYYDFAHTVVSLMDIPEPWVLSIDRTQWQFGSVVFNILTLGIVHEGVAFPVLWWMLDKKGNSNTQERIELLDEWQQLFPQRQVQCLTADREFMGEQWFEYLLKQTRMPFRIRIRESDKLSKGRTGLKGKVVFAHLKPNQTQVLKNRRCLWGHWVYVAALKLEDGKLLIVATAHAPKTAISDYAHRWGIETLFGIFKTRGFCLESTHLQDVERLSKLFALLTLALCWAFRTGQWLHQLKPLKLKKHGRRTKSIFRYGFEHLRGIVLNLDQRADEFREVLPFLSCT is encoded by the coding sequence ATGAATCAGGTTACTCTTCTTCGTCAAACCTTGCAGCCCCACTTGCGATGGCATGGTGCTCGATTGAGCTTTGTCGCCTTATTTTTGATAGCTCTGTTTCGGGTAAAGACCGTCAACCTTTCAGAATTGGCGACAGGATTTAGAGGTAAAGCGACTCAAGACGCTCACTACAAACGCTTACAACGATTCTTCCGTAATTTTGAGCTAGATTACTACGACTTTGCCCATACCGTCGTGTCCTTGATGGATATCCCTGAACCTTGGGTCCTTAGTATTGACCGCACCCAATGGCAATTTGGTTCAGTCGTGTTCAATATCCTGACACTAGGAATTGTTCATGAGGGTGTAGCTTTTCCAGTGCTGTGGTGGATGCTAGATAAGAAGGGAAACTCTAATACTCAAGAACGCATAGAGCTCCTGGATGAATGGCAACAGTTGTTTCCCCAGCGACAGGTCCAGTGCTTGACGGCAGACCGAGAGTTTATGGGAGAACAGTGGTTTGAATATCTGCTCAAGCAAACTCGCATGCCTTTCCGAATTCGCATTCGTGAAAGTGACAAACTCTCCAAGGGGCGAACAGGTCTCAAAGGTAAGGTTGTTTTTGCCCATTTGAAACCCAACCAGACTCAGGTACTCAAGAATCGTCGATGCTTATGGGGCCATTGGGTTTATGTTGCTGCACTCAAGCTTGAGGATGGGAAGCTACTAATTGTTGCGACGGCTCATGCACCTAAAACTGCGATCTCTGATTATGCACATCGGTGGGGGATTGAAACCCTCTTTGGCATTTTCAAAACCCGTGGATTTTGTCTCGAATCTACCCATCTACAAGATGTAGAGCGGCTCAGTAAGTTATTCGCATTACTGACTTTGGCTCTGTGCTGGGCCTTTCGCACTGGACAATGGTTGCATCAACTCAAGCCTCTTAAGCTCAAGAAACATGGCAGGAGAACCAAAAGCATCTTTCGTTATGGCTTTGAGCATCTACGAGGCATTGTTCTCAATCTCGACCAGAGGGCAGATGAGTTCCGGGAGGTGTTACCGTTTTTGTCCTGTACTTAG
- a CDS encoding DDE-type integrase/transposase/recombinase, with the protein MEKTAFAVYAPDPQGSGKIFVDYCGMTVPVVHPKTGEVTQAQVFVACCGASNYTYAEATKSQTIKNWLGSHQRTLAFFGGVPVAFVPDNLKSGVTDPCRYEPGINQSYQDFAEHYNVIILPARPKCPRDKPKVENAVQQVERHILAPLRDQTFTSFKPDCLTEVGQSLYLHSL; encoded by the coding sequence GTGGAAAAAACAGCATTCGCTGTCTATGCGCCAGACCCACAAGGGAGCGGAAAAATCTTTGTAGACTACTGCGGTATGACGGTGCCGGTGGTCCATCCCAAAACCGGTGAGGTCACTCAAGCCCAAGTGTTTGTCGCCTGCTGTGGAGCGAGTAACTACACCTATGCAGAGGCGACCAAAAGCCAAACCATCAAGAACTGGCTCGGATCTCATCAACGGACCTTGGCCTTCTTTGGTGGAGTGCCGGTCGCGTTCGTCCCTGACAACCTCAAGTCAGGGGTCACAGATCCGTGTCGTTATGAGCCCGGTATCAATCAGAGCTATCAAGACTTTGCCGAACACTACAACGTGATTATTCTGCCTGCTCGTCCTAAATGCCCTCGGGATAAACCCAAAGTGGAGAATGCGGTGCAGCAAGTGGAACGTCATATTCTCGCTCCATTACGAGATCAGACCTTTACCAGTTTCAAACCTGATTGCCTGACAGAAGTAGGTCAAAGCCTTTATTTACATAGTTTATGA
- a CDS encoding helix-turn-helix domain-containing protein yields the protein MVYKRQGATLSMSKFREIIRLHKLGHNKSEIARSCLISRSTVRDYLHRAQGQSLSYDQLSRLSDSDVQHLLGKGQRQSSRKKPGIDFEYVHREMQRKGVTLCLLWMEGKERGDWNCSYSGFCRRYRKWKKQHSLSMRQTHKGAEKSL from the coding sequence ATGGTCTATAAACGTCAAGGAGCAACCCTGTCCATGAGTAAATTCCGCGAAATTATCCGTTTACATAAACTCGGTCACAATAAATCTGAGATCGCCCGTAGCTGTCTAATCTCCCGTTCCACTGTTCGAGACTATCTGCATCGTGCCCAGGGTCAATCCCTCAGTTATGACCAGTTAAGCCGATTGAGTGATAGTGATGTCCAGCATCTGCTGGGGAAAGGTCAGCGTCAGTCTTCCCGTAAGAAGCCTGGGATTGACTTCGAGTATGTGCATCGAGAGATGCAACGCAAAGGGGTCACCTTGTGTCTTTTGTGGATGGAAGGTAAAGAGAGAGGAGACTGGAACTGTAGCTATAGTGGCTTTTGCCGTCGATACCGTAAGTGGAAAAAACAGCATTCGCTGTCTATGCGCCAGACCCACAAGGGAGCGGAAAAATCTTTGTAG
- a CDS encoding protein phosphatase 2C domain-containing protein has protein sequence MQQHFEVAAGSILGQNHRRVSQNNQDAWAILTPGQATIAVVCDGCGSRPKSEVGAQLGAQLTVHTLAQLVAEERPEDELFWQTLRKRLLEKMQTLKEPLGADEQGLLDYFLFTLTGCLVTPETTWIFGLGDGVFAINEQLHQIGPFANNAPPYLAYSLLWEAEKGPDPFQLQIYAQQPTEQVQSVLIGSDGVGDLMNVAEEYLPGKLEPVGPLNQFWCCDRYFQNPDQVRRRLAQINREVIQPDWDAQQVRKIPGLLPDDTTLISIRRKETEEGGSDARCDRR, from the coding sequence ATGCAACAGCATTTTGAAGTCGCGGCTGGGTCTATTTTGGGCCAGAACCATCGACGAGTCAGTCAGAATAATCAGGATGCTTGGGCCATTCTTACACCAGGTCAAGCAACCATTGCGGTGGTATGTGATGGGTGCGGGAGTCGACCTAAAAGTGAAGTCGGAGCGCAGCTAGGGGCTCAGTTAACGGTGCACACTCTTGCTCAATTAGTGGCAGAGGAACGACCAGAAGACGAGCTGTTTTGGCAGACATTGAGAAAGCGCCTATTAGAGAAGATGCAGACTTTAAAGGAGCCGTTAGGAGCGGATGAACAAGGGCTGTTGGATTACTTCTTATTCACCCTGACTGGGTGTTTAGTAACCCCAGAAACAACCTGGATTTTTGGTCTAGGGGATGGGGTATTTGCCATCAATGAGCAGCTTCATCAGATTGGTCCATTTGCCAATAATGCTCCGCCCTATTTGGCATACAGCTTGCTATGGGAAGCCGAGAAAGGCCCCGATCCATTTCAACTCCAGATTTATGCTCAACAACCTACTGAGCAGGTGCAGTCTGTGCTGATTGGAAGCGATGGGGTAGGGGACTTAATGAATGTAGCGGAAGAGTATCTCCCTGGAAAGTTGGAACCTGTGGGACCACTGAATCAGTTCTGGTGTTGCGATCGCTATTTCCAGAATCCTGATCAGGTGCGACGACGGCTCGCTCAAATCAATAGAGAGGTGATACAGCCGGACTGGGATGCTCAGCAGGTGCGGAAGATTCCAGGTTTATTACCGGACGACACTACGTTAATCAGTATTAGACGGAAAGAGACGGAAGAAGGAGGCAGTGATGCTAGGTGCGATCGCAGGTGA
- a CDS encoding ADP-ribosylglycohydrolase family protein, producing MLGAIAGDMIGSVFEPHWRRMKRKEFELFSKKSKFTDDTVLTMVPDRPSAIAVADAILHQKEYVHSIKDYYRRYPKAGYGRTFREWGASDSLEPYHSWGNGSAMRVSAVGFAFDDLETVLREAKRSAAVTHDHPEGIKGAQATAAAIYLGRQGQSKAEIKAYIEATFGYDLSLSLEEIRPQYQFDSSCQGSVPQAITAFLESTDFEDAIRNAVSLGGDSDTQACIAGGIAQGFYGGVPERIAQETWKRLDADLQQVATTFIQTFEIKQV from the coding sequence ATGCTAGGTGCGATCGCAGGTGACATGATTGGGTCAGTTTTTGAGCCCCATTGGCGACGAATGAAACGGAAAGAGTTTGAATTATTTAGTAAGAAATCGAAATTTACAGACGATACGGTACTTACGATGGTCCCCGACCGGCCTTCGGCCATCGCAGTTGCGGATGCCATTCTCCATCAGAAGGAGTATGTCCATAGCATCAAGGACTATTATCGGCGCTATCCCAAAGCTGGCTATGGCAGAACCTTTCGAGAATGGGGGGCATCAGACAGCTTGGAACCGTATCACAGTTGGGGGAATGGTTCAGCCATGCGGGTCAGTGCTGTTGGATTTGCCTTTGATGATTTAGAAACGGTATTGCGAGAAGCGAAGCGAAGTGCAGCCGTCACCCATGATCACCCAGAAGGGATTAAGGGAGCACAGGCAACTGCGGCAGCCATTTACCTAGGGCGACAGGGGCAGTCTAAGGCGGAGATTAAAGCCTATATCGAAGCAACCTTTGGCTATGACTTGAGTTTGAGCCTGGAAGAGATTCGACCCCAGTATCAGTTTGATAGCTCCTGTCAGGGGTCGGTACCCCAGGCGATCACGGCATTTCTAGAATCTACAGATTTTGAAGATGCGATTCGCAATGCCGTATCGCTTGGAGGTGATAGTGATACCCAAGCCTGTATTGCCGGTGGTATTGCTCAAGGGTTTTATGGTGGGGTACCAGAAAGGATTGCCCAGGAGACTTGGAAACGGCTCGATGCAGACTTACAGCAGGTGGCCACGACGTTTATACAGACTTTTGAGATCAAACAAGTTTAA
- a CDS encoding isochorismatase: MLTQLPIPNFFDPQRVGKVWRVPYQDRVQQARDWASQQGVQPAAKDKMRICLMAIDVQNTFCIPDFELFVGGPSGMGAVEDNRRLCEFIYRNLGTITEIAPTMDTHTAMQIFHADFWLNDRGESPTPLTMISLAEVEQGAWKVNPAMAYSLGNYMALQNFARHYVQRLSQKGKYPLTIWPYHSMLGGIGHALVAAVEEACFFHNLARHSQTNFEIKGGNPLTENYSVLRPEVLDDPKGRPIAQKNIRFIQKLLDFDVVIIAGQAKSHCVAWTIDDLLTEIQAHDPDLAKKIYLLEDCSSPVVVPGVVDFTEQANEAFLRFQQAGMHLVRSTDEIAGWPGINP; encoded by the coding sequence ATGTTGACGCAATTACCCATTCCTAATTTCTTTGACCCTCAACGGGTGGGGAAGGTGTGGCGGGTCCCTTACCAGGACAGAGTCCAACAGGCCCGGGACTGGGCAAGCCAACAGGGGGTGCAGCCAGCAGCGAAGGATAAAATGCGGATTTGTCTGATGGCAATTGATGTCCAAAATACGTTTTGTATTCCCGACTTTGAGCTGTTTGTGGGGGGACCGTCTGGGATGGGGGCAGTGGAGGATAATCGCCGACTTTGTGAGTTTATCTACCGCAATTTGGGGACGATTACGGAAATTGCACCGACGATGGATACTCATACGGCGATGCAGATCTTCCATGCTGATTTTTGGCTGAATGATCGCGGCGAGTCTCCCACGCCCCTGACGATGATTTCTTTGGCAGAGGTGGAACAGGGGGCCTGGAAGGTGAATCCGGCAATGGCCTATAGTCTGGGCAATTATATGGCTCTGCAGAATTTTGCCCGCCACTATGTCCAACGCCTTTCCCAGAAGGGGAAATATCCCCTGACTATTTGGCCCTATCACTCGATGTTGGGAGGCATTGGCCATGCCCTGGTGGCGGCGGTGGAGGAGGCCTGCTTTTTCCATAATCTGGCTCGCCATAGTCAGACCAATTTTGAAATCAAGGGGGGCAATCCTCTGACAGAAAATTACTCGGTGCTCCGACCGGAGGTTCTCGATGATCCGAAGGGACGGCCGATTGCCCAAAAGAATATCCGGTTTATCCAAAAGCTGTTGGATTTTGATGTGGTGATTATTGCTGGGCAGGCCAAGAGTCACTGTGTCGCCTGGACTATCGATGACTTACTCACGGAAATTCAAGCCCATGACCCGGACTTGGCGAAGAAAATTTACCTGCTGGAAGATTGTTCTTCGCCGGTGGTGGTGCCAGGGGTGGTCGATTTTACGGAGCAGGCCAATGAGGCATTTCTACGGTTTCAACAAGCGGGCATGCATTTGGTGCGTTCTACGGATGAGATCGCAGGTTGGCCTGGCATCAATCCTTAG